The Deinococcus sonorensis KR-87 genome includes a window with the following:
- a CDS encoding S4 domain-containing protein → MSKPAASKVPTLVAQARGGRVVRTAFVDAETIDRRQLQDDEVRHHIAGGFPDARRVVLTVYPAHIPDVDTGVTVFRVTPHTAGWDQQDFAVQLRRLQLPEDTLGELREERGSFVVVTTGKATRAIADLTELDGRELDVEELGAAAGRGSKTREVVVPSMRVDVVGAKGFGVSRAYFQQGIDGGKVRLNGQPARASSDIREGDSLSAEGLGRIDFKRVVNETRRGNYKVELEVHK, encoded by the coding sequence ATGAGCAAACCCGCTGCCTCCAAAGTGCCGACCCTGGTCGCCCAGGCCCGTGGCGGCCGCGTGGTCCGCACCGCCTTCGTGGACGCCGAGACCATCGACCGCCGCCAGCTGCAGGACGACGAGGTGCGCCACCACATCGCCGGCGGCTTCCCGGATGCCCGCCGGGTGGTGCTGACCGTCTACCCGGCGCACATCCCGGATGTGGACACCGGCGTCACCGTCTTCCGCGTCACCCCCCACACGGCCGGCTGGGACCAGCAGGACTTCGCGGTGCAGCTGCGGCGGCTGCAGCTGCCGGAAGACACGCTGGGCGAGCTGCGCGAGGAACGCGGCAGCTTCGTGGTGGTCACGACCGGCAAAGCCACCCGGGCCATTGCCGACCTCACCGAACTGGACGGCCGCGAGCTGGATGTGGAGGAACTGGGCGCAGCGGCCGGGCGCGGCAGCAAGACCCGCGAGGTGGTGGTGCCGTCCATGCGGGTGGACGTGGTGGGCGCCAAGGGCTTCGGCGTCAGCCGCGCGTACTTCCAGCAGGGCATCGACGGCGGCAAGGTGCGGCTCAACGGCCAGCCGGCGCGCGCCAGCAGCGACATCCGCGAGGGAGACAGCCTGTCGGCCGAGGGACTGGGCCGCATCGACTTCAAGCGGGTGGTCAACGAAACCCGGCGCGGCAACTACAAGGTGGAACTGGAGGTTCACAAGTGA
- the zapE gene encoding cell division protein ZapE — protein MSVPAAAPAGIDLSVRHPELDPEQLTAALTPGARFQDVRFASYRPNPDFPSQQQASDRMQQFVAGLGAEQRSGFLGLKRRPAEGRGLYLDGGFGVGKTHLLASAYHAAAVPKAFMSFQDLMYVIGALGMPRAVQAFRGLRLLCIDEFELDDPGNTHMANTFLGELMPAGLNVIATSNTQPGALGQGRFNAQDFARQIQAITGRFESLALDGPDYRQRGSAPAEPLSEAEYRHWRERQDPATLAELTFTALQPVLLGVHPARFPQLLDGVAALGLTGLAPMNDQGPALRLVHFIDKVYDLGVAAAFTGAPLGTLFDETYRYGAFAKKYARCLSRLSELLNEARVQDRD, from the coding sequence GTGAGCGTGCCGGCTGCGGCCCCGGCGGGCATTGACCTGAGCGTCCGCCATCCGGAACTGGACCCGGAGCAGCTGACGGCGGCCCTGACGCCCGGCGCACGCTTTCAGGACGTGCGCTTCGCCAGCTACCGCCCCAACCCGGACTTTCCCTCACAGCAGCAGGCCAGCGACCGGATGCAGCAGTTCGTGGCGGGCCTGGGTGCCGAGCAGCGCAGCGGGTTTCTGGGCCTGAAGCGCCGCCCCGCCGAGGGCCGGGGCCTGTACCTGGACGGCGGATTCGGGGTGGGCAAGACCCACCTGCTGGCCAGCGCCTACCACGCCGCGGCGGTGCCCAAGGCTTTCATGAGCTTTCAGGACCTGATGTACGTGATCGGGGCGCTGGGTATGCCGCGCGCCGTGCAGGCGTTCCGGGGCCTGCGACTGCTGTGCATCGACGAGTTCGAGCTGGATGATCCCGGCAACACCCACATGGCCAACACCTTTCTGGGTGAGCTGATGCCGGCGGGCCTGAACGTGATCGCCACCAGCAACACCCAGCCGGGCGCGCTGGGGCAGGGCCGCTTCAACGCCCAGGACTTCGCACGGCAGATCCAGGCGATCACCGGCCGCTTCGAGTCGCTGGCCCTGGACGGCCCCGACTACCGCCAGCGTGGCAGCGCGCCCGCCGAACCGCTCAGCGAGGCCGAGTACCGCCACTGGCGCGAACGTCAGGACCCCGCCACCCTGGCCGAGCTGACGTTCACCGCGCTGCAGCCGGTGCTGCTGGGGGTGCATCCGGCCCGGTTTCCGCAGCTGCTGGACGGCGTGGCGGCGCTGGGCCTGACCGGGCTGGCCCCCATGAATGATCAGGGACCGGCCCTGCGGCTGGTGCATTTCATCGACAAGGTCTACGACCTGGGCGTGGCCGCCGCCTTCACCGGCGCGCCGCTGGGCACCCTCTTTGACGAGACCTACCGGTACGGTGCCTTTGCCAAGAAGTACGCCCGCTGCCTCTCGCGCCTGTCGGAACTGCTGAATGAAGCGCGCGTCCAAGACCGCGATTAA
- a CDS encoding M20 family metallopeptidase, whose product MTNFTSPDPEALLHDLRQLVLLESPSDDPVAILRVQDVVEGWMRGLGAETHALPGGVRRFLLGPQQRPVLILMHADTVWPHGTLESMPWRVDGERVYGPGTYDMKGGIVSVRHALMLLNGQWPQGGIEVLLTADEEVGSLLSRPHIEAAARRARCVLVVEPPVADSHALKTGRKGVGLYTLRVTGVAAHAGNKPEEGASAITEAARAVLAVQALADPAAGTTVSVGRIRGGGAVNVIPAHAEFDTDVRVSTLAEAARVQQGFEQLRPHDPRVRFELGGGLNRPPFERGEGTARLYAQAERQARSLGLPLSEAFVGGGSDGNFTAPLCPTLDGLGAPGDGAHAAHEHVRLDRWPQHIQLLTALISDCGVD is encoded by the coding sequence ATGACCAACTTCACCTCCCCTGACCCGGAAGCGCTGCTCCACGACCTGCGGCAACTTGTGCTGCTCGAATCACCGTCCGATGACCCGGTGGCCATCCTGCGCGTGCAGGACGTGGTGGAGGGCTGGATGCGTGGCCTGGGCGCCGAGACGCACGCCCTGCCGGGCGGAGTGCGCCGCTTCCTGCTCGGCCCGCAGCAGCGCCCGGTGCTGATCCTGATGCATGCCGACACGGTGTGGCCGCACGGCACGCTGGAGAGCATGCCCTGGCGGGTGGACGGCGAACGCGTCTACGGCCCCGGCACCTACGACATGAAGGGCGGCATCGTGAGCGTCCGGCACGCCCTGATGCTTCTGAACGGCCAGTGGCCGCAGGGCGGCATCGAGGTGCTGCTGACCGCCGACGAGGAGGTGGGGTCGCTGCTGAGCCGCCCCCACATCGAGGCGGCGGCCCGGCGCGCCCGCTGCGTGCTGGTGGTGGAGCCGCCGGTGGCCGACAGCCACGCGCTCAAGACCGGGCGCAAGGGCGTCGGCCTGTACACGCTGCGGGTGACGGGCGTGGCGGCCCACGCGGGCAACAAGCCGGAAGAGGGCGCCAGCGCCATCACAGAAGCGGCGCGGGCGGTGCTGGCCGTGCAGGCGCTGGCCGACCCGGCGGCCGGCACCACCGTGAGTGTGGGGCGCATTCGTGGCGGCGGCGCGGTCAACGTGATTCCGGCGCACGCTGAGTTCGATACCGACGTGCGGGTCTCCACGCTGGCCGAGGCCGCGCGGGTGCAGCAGGGCTTCGAGCAGCTGCGGCCCCACGACCCACGCGTGCGCTTTGAACTGGGCGGCGGCCTGAACCGCCCTCCCTTCGAGCGCGGAGAGGGCACGGCGCGGCTGTACGCCCAGGCCGAGCGGCAGGCGCGGAGTCTGGGCCTGCCGCTGAGCGAGGCGTTCGTGGGCGGCGGCTCGGACGGCAACTTCACGGCGCCGCTCTGCCCCACCCTGGACGGCCTGGGCGCGCCGGGCGACGGCGCCCACGCCGCCCACGAGCACGTGCGGCTGGACCGCTGGCCGCAGCACATTCAGCTGCTGACAGCGCTGATTAGCGACTGCGGGGTAGATTAA
- a CDS encoding aminopeptidase — translation MTTATGLSFDQKLANYADLLVRVGVNLQPGGRLFIWAPLDGAPLARLVVERAWAIGALAVTVEYQDERLSRLMYDHAPEAALDYAPTWKLDEPMHQVDEGYSFLTIMGSDPDLLAGADQERIARHSRVMAQLYRPFNERFSTFEVNWSVGAMPVPSWAARVFPDLPPEQAIQALWEAIFVTSRADQPDPVAAWQAHVAQLARVREHLNGRQYRALHFRNAHSDLEVGLADGHIWAGGAGPAQNGVVGVPNLPTDEVFTAPHRDRVNGTVRASKPLSTRGTLIEDIQVRFEHGRVVEATASRGQDVLTALLDTDEGARHIGEIALVEHDSPVARTGLLFYNTLFDENAASHIALGRAYPFTVEGDLKAAGGNDSLIHVDWMIGTPDTDVDGLRDDGSREPVMRGGKWAF, via the coding sequence ATGACCACAGCGACCGGGCTCAGCTTCGATCAGAAACTCGCCAATTACGCCGACCTGCTGGTGCGGGTGGGGGTGAACCTGCAGCCGGGCGGCCGGCTCTTCATCTGGGCTCCCCTGGACGGCGCCCCGCTGGCACGGCTGGTCGTGGAGCGTGCCTGGGCAATCGGTGCGCTGGCGGTCACGGTGGAGTACCAGGACGAGCGGCTGTCGCGCCTGATGTACGACCACGCCCCCGAAGCGGCGCTGGACTACGCGCCGACCTGGAAGCTCGACGAGCCGATGCACCAGGTCGATGAGGGCTACAGCTTTCTGACCATTATGGGCAGCGATCCGGACCTGCTGGCCGGGGCCGATCAGGAGCGGATCGCCCGCCACAGCCGGGTGATGGCCCAGCTGTACCGGCCGTTCAATGAACGCTTCAGCACCTTCGAGGTCAACTGGAGCGTGGGCGCGATGCCGGTGCCGAGCTGGGCCGCACGAGTGTTCCCCGACCTCCCGCCGGAGCAGGCGATCCAGGCCCTGTGGGAGGCCATCTTCGTCACGAGCCGCGCCGATCAGCCGGACCCGGTGGCGGCCTGGCAGGCACATGTGGCGCAGCTGGCCCGGGTGCGGGAGCACCTGAATGGCCGCCAGTACCGTGCCCTGCACTTTCGGAATGCCCACAGTGACCTGGAGGTCGGACTGGCCGACGGTCACATCTGGGCCGGGGGCGCCGGACCGGCCCAGAATGGCGTCGTGGGCGTACCGAACCTGCCGACCGACGAGGTGTTCACCGCGCCTCACCGCGACCGGGTGAACGGCACCGTGCGGGCCAGCAAGCCACTGAGCACCCGTGGAACGCTGATCGAGGACATTCAGGTGCGCTTTGAACACGGACGGGTGGTGGAGGCCACCGCCAGCCGCGGCCAGGACGTCCTGACCGCCCTGCTCGACACCGACGAGGGCGCCCGGCACATCGGTGAGATCGCGCTGGTCGAGCACGACTCGCCGGTGGCCCGCACCGGGCTGCTCTTCTACAACACGCTCTTTGACGAGAACGCGGCCAGTCACATTGCGCTGGGGCGCGCCTATCCATTCACGGTCGAGGGGGATCTGAAGGCGGCGGGCGGCAACGACAGCCTGATCCACGTGGACTGGATGATCGGCACACCCGACACGGACGTGGATGGCCTGCGTGACGACGGCAGCCGGGAGCCGGTGATGCGCGGCGGCAAGTGGGCCTTCTGA
- a CDS encoding carboxypeptidase-like regulatory domain-containing protein produces the protein MRDQGKVLGLMGVGMLLLTGCMGSTPPEATVKVSGTVSVARAGEAVAGATVSVDGTKVSTTTDANGHYSVDVPVSRHTLVIHKDGYASTRVENFTTTAPQTLDEILQRSFDPDLPTTPPTVTLSRQTLDAKGKVTSEVPLKDGDTIDVTGDKPLDLNVGVKTTTASPDVNGVYGGIASLEVDAGSSGFLNAGRTRSLNLTPSGNDTFTFTASDFAAFKGTVDLHVSMYDFNGNRTHVIRHLKLNTVANAGALVAPTKVAPTAITFADTATYGALGKNPQTATLLKRWVQTHDSAALKALSSTARSTTGRLTPQAAPTGTVMWVDVNFEYTGTAAPRTFELDRSLDGGKTYTKVLSATPAKAMVDPKDASAGYVLRDNSSQLTPGVKTTYRVRAVSDAGTKDSDEKSVTPLGRYSVELLSPGQADTGVDTAPIFRWRTSGASDVENLLLLVEDRTQAEGNSDQWLSDVSGMNSATYDFDGSALTKYLQPFHAYDWQMAAVTNSKDNTAFSVGADFFNLFGVTANPIERGPVNEFVTGGY, from the coding sequence ATGAGGGATCAGGGCAAGGTACTGGGATTGATGGGCGTGGGGATGCTGTTGCTGACCGGATGTATGGGCAGCACGCCGCCCGAGGCGACCGTGAAGGTGAGTGGTACCGTGAGTGTGGCCCGCGCCGGCGAGGCGGTGGCCGGCGCCACCGTGAGCGTGGACGGCACCAAGGTCAGCACGACCACCGACGCAAACGGACACTACAGCGTGGACGTGCCGGTCAGCCGGCATACGCTGGTGATCCACAAGGACGGTTACGCCAGCACGCGGGTCGAGAACTTTACCACCACCGCGCCGCAGACGCTCGACGAGATCCTGCAGCGCAGCTTTGATCCGGACCTGCCCACCACGCCGCCCACCGTGACGCTAAGTCGCCAGACGCTGGACGCCAAGGGCAAGGTGACCAGCGAAGTCCCGCTGAAGGACGGCGACACGATTGATGTCACGGGCGACAAGCCGCTGGACCTCAACGTGGGCGTCAAGACCACCACCGCCTCGCCCGACGTGAATGGCGTGTACGGCGGCATCGCTTCGCTGGAGGTGGACGCGGGCAGTTCCGGCTTCCTGAATGCCGGCCGGACCCGGTCACTGAACCTGACGCCCAGCGGCAACGACACCTTCACCTTCACGGCCAGCGACTTCGCTGCCTTCAAGGGCACGGTGGACCTGCACGTCAGCATGTACGACTTCAACGGCAACCGCACCCACGTCATCCGGCACCTGAAGCTCAATACGGTGGCCAACGCTGGCGCGCTGGTGGCTCCCACCAAGGTGGCCCCCACCGCCATCACTTTCGCCGACACCGCCACCTACGGCGCGCTGGGCAAGAATCCTCAGACCGCCACCCTGCTCAAGCGCTGGGTGCAGACCCACGACAGCGCCGCCCTGAAGGCGCTGAGCAGCACGGCCCGCAGCACCACCGGCCGCCTGACCCCGCAGGCGGCTCCCACCGGCACCGTGATGTGGGTGGACGTGAACTTCGAGTACACCGGCACGGCCGCGCCACGCACCTTCGAGCTCGACCGCTCGCTGGACGGCGGCAAGACCTACACCAAGGTGCTTAGCGCCACGCCCGCCAAAGCGATGGTGGACCCCAAGGACGCCAGCGCCGGCTACGTGCTGCGTGACAACAGCTCGCAGCTGACCCCCGGCGTCAAGACCACGTACCGGGTGCGGGCCGTCAGCGACGCGGGCACCAAGGACTCTGATGAAAAGAGCGTCACGCCGCTGGGCCGTTACTCGGTAGAGCTGCTGAGCCCAGGCCAGGCCGACACCGGTGTGGACACCGCCCCGATCTTCCGCTGGCGCACCAGCGGGGCCAGCGACGTCGAGAACCTGCTGTTGCTGGTAGAGGACCGCACCCAGGCGGAAGGCAACTCCGATCAGTGGCTCAGCGATGTGTCGGGCATGAACTCAGCCACCTACGACTTCGACGGCTCGGCCCTAACCAAGTACCTGCAGCCGTTCCACGCTTACGACTGGCAGATGGCGGCCGTGACCAATTCCAAGGACAACACCGCCTTCTCCGTCGGGGCCGACTTCTTCAACCTATTCGGCGTGACGGCCAATCCGATCGAGCGTGGCCCTGTCAACGAGTTCGTGACCGGAGGATACTGA
- a CDS encoding S8 family serine peptidase, producing the protein MNRVHTKKLGNLSLALTLLLAACGQSSVTTVRPVPTDSKFTLDPTRSFQTGQVVVGLPDGVSAAAAAATVGGQVLREMPALHAALIRLPDGLSVNKAVHAYAAAGSVRYAEPNYLMTTPERSSHTAQALSAASLAPQAVATTLNDPQLGKQWFLKNMGAYKAWETATGKGIRIGVADEDIDRNHPDLKANIVYPGYDSPNDKLITPTTAYDGVGEHGTWVAGTAAAVGNNGIGGAGVAYQASIVPITITHDATGASSVDSAYAFLWAVVGPDGKAPGETGDTDTPAGHNGYVDVLNYSFGGSDYSQLDKEAVDYVLSNGVVFVTSAGNTPTTGPASPAWTPGAISVAATTPYNERTGFSNRGSHITVAAPGQNMWLTTLRTNVSNPDEANYSYVDGTSFSSPATAGTIALILQASATKNPDGSVAKITLTPAQVRHLLEDTAFKPTGSYSIDTGNGVVRADAAVAAASKADVATTTEKGVNVTLKFVASSNTAVSIPLVGVTMVGGKRPDQLLYAQSAAGNAFFPTGIASFREIDAGDYQLYASGPRTVVVGGNAGVASATLSLAPGESLAKAVQLPITLPTDSNEPNNTRATATAIDYGQVQDGVLAETDTDLYKFTGTAGDKASINTLTNGLSRYIDSGPDLRLQVLDASGTVVATNDDQRSGVSDAALDYTIPTTGTYYIKVDDQNGGTPVNSYWVSLSKRAGSETEPNGSGTVKGAAFSNVDFSKANVLGMGQALDASIGTASDVDVYTFNGTTGQQIVADINASVSGKPDTVMALYRKGTGTAPTLITGNDDSTSTDSTIEAKLPSNDTYYLVVGAFTNSTQSSSGDYRISLDQR; encoded by the coding sequence ATGAACCGTGTGCATACGAAGAAACTGGGCAACCTTTCATTGGCCCTGACCCTGCTGCTGGCCGCTTGTGGACAGAGCAGCGTGACGACCGTTCGACCCGTCCCCACCGACTCAAAATTCACGTTAGACCCCACCCGCAGCTTTCAGACCGGGCAGGTGGTGGTGGGGCTACCTGACGGCGTGAGCGCCGCCGCCGCCGCCGCCACCGTAGGTGGTCAGGTGCTGCGCGAGATGCCGGCCCTGCACGCCGCCCTGATCCGGCTGCCGGATGGCCTAAGCGTGAACAAGGCCGTGCATGCCTACGCGGCGGCCGGCAGCGTCCGCTATGCCGAGCCGAACTACCTGATGACCACGCCGGAGCGTTCCAGCCACACGGCGCAGGCGCTGAGCGCGGCCTCTCTTGCGCCGCAGGCGGTCGCCACTACCCTCAACGACCCGCAGCTGGGCAAGCAGTGGTTCCTGAAGAACATGGGCGCCTACAAGGCCTGGGAGACCGCCACTGGCAAGGGCATCCGCATTGGGGTGGCCGACGAGGACATTGACCGCAACCACCCAGACTTGAAAGCCAACATCGTTTATCCAGGGTACGACAGCCCCAACGACAAGCTGATCACGCCCACTACCGCCTACGACGGCGTGGGCGAACACGGTACCTGGGTGGCCGGCACCGCGGCCGCCGTGGGCAACAACGGCATCGGTGGCGCGGGTGTAGCGTACCAGGCCAGCATCGTGCCCATCACCATCACCCACGACGCCACCGGCGCCAGCAGTGTGGACTCGGCCTACGCTTTTTTATGGGCCGTGGTGGGCCCGGACGGCAAGGCCCCGGGCGAGACCGGCGACACCGACACGCCTGCCGGGCACAACGGCTACGTGGACGTCCTGAACTACTCGTTCGGCGGAAGCGACTACAGTCAACTCGACAAGGAAGCGGTCGACTACGTGCTGAGCAACGGCGTGGTGTTCGTGACCTCTGCCGGTAACACGCCCACCACCGGACCGGCCAGTCCCGCATGGACCCCCGGTGCCATCAGCGTCGCCGCCACCACCCCTTACAACGAGCGCACTGGGTTCTCGAACCGGGGCTCGCATATCACGGTGGCCGCGCCCGGGCAAAACATGTGGCTCACCACCCTGCGGACCAACGTGAGCAACCCGGACGAAGCCAACTACTCGTACGTGGACGGCACCAGCTTCTCCAGTCCAGCCACCGCCGGCACGATTGCCCTGATTCTGCAGGCTTCGGCCACCAAGAACCCGGACGGCAGCGTGGCCAAGATCACGCTGACTCCGGCCCAAGTGCGCCATCTCTTGGAAGACACCGCCTTCAAGCCCACAGGCAGCTATAGCATTGATACCGGCAATGGTGTGGTGCGCGCCGACGCCGCGGTGGCGGCTGCCTCCAAGGCGGACGTGGCCACGACCACTGAAAAAGGCGTGAACGTCACCCTGAAGTTCGTGGCGTCCAGCAACACGGCCGTGAGTATCCCGCTGGTCGGGGTGACCATGGTGGGCGGCAAGCGGCCCGATCAGCTGCTGTACGCCCAGTCGGCGGCCGGTAACGCCTTCTTCCCCACCGGTATTGCCTCGTTCCGCGAGATTGACGCAGGCGATTACCAGCTGTATGCCTCCGGGCCGCGCACAGTGGTGGTGGGAGGCAACGCGGGGGTCGCCTCTGCGACTTTGTCCCTGGCCCCGGGCGAGAGCCTTGCCAAGGCGGTGCAGCTCCCGATCACCCTCCCTACCGACAGCAACGAGCCGAATAACACCCGGGCCACTGCCACTGCCATCGATTATGGGCAAGTGCAGGACGGGGTACTGGCAGAAACCGACACCGACCTGTACAAGTTCACAGGTACGGCAGGCGACAAAGCCTCCATCAATACCTTAACCAACGGTCTAAGCCGCTACATTGATAGCGGCCCAGACCTGCGGCTTCAGGTGTTGGATGCCAGCGGCACAGTGGTGGCTACCAACGACGACCAGCGCAGCGGTGTAAGCGATGCTGCCTTGGATTACACCATCCCCACCACTGGCACTTACTACATCAAAGTGGACGACCAGAACGGCGGCACGCCCGTAAACTCTTACTGGGTCAGCCTGAGCAAACGGGCCGGCTCGGAGACCGAGCCGAACGGCAGCGGCACGGTGAAGGGCGCGGCTTTCAGCAACGTGGACTTCAGCAAGGCCAACGTCCTGGGCATGGGCCAGGCGCTTGATGCGAGTATCGGGACAGCCAGCGACGTGGACGTCTATACCTTCAACGGTACCACCGGCCAGCAGATCGTGGCTGACATCAACGCCTCAGTGAGCGGCAAGCCCGACACCGTCATGGCCCTGTACCGCAAGGGAACCGGTACGGCCCCGACGCTGATCACTGGCAACGACGACAGCACGTCCACAGACTCCACTATCGAGGCCAAACTGCCGTCTAACGACACCTATTACCTGGTGGTAGGCGCATTTACTAACAGCACCCAGAGCAGCAGCGGCGACTACCGCATCAGCCTCGACCAGCGCTGA
- the ahbA gene encoding siroheme decarboxylase subunit alpha, producing the protein MTAVQSTPRELLLNRIQKDIPITARPYRVLAEEVGLTEQEALAILREVKAEGVLRQVSAIFDTRTLGYQSSLVAAVYPADQLDAGAELVNQHPGVSHNYRRNHDFNLWYTIAVPPESDLEQHVQRLHELSGAQLTRLMPTLHLFKIGVEFDMTGKEAWNAKAAPQYTSAQRNIGYAVSELDRRFVLEFQKDLPITEEPYADACAALGLSIEEVAAHAEKMKAAGALRRVSAVFRHQSAGFTFNAMGVWAVPQDQVQEVGQAMAGFKAVSHCYLRPTYPEWPYTIFTMVHGRSKEEAFGKIEAIEREVAQGVPYAILYSTKEYKKIRLEFYKPEFYEWEARELGVHA; encoded by the coding sequence ATGACTGCCGTGCAATCCACGCCGCGCGAGCTGCTGCTCAACCGCATCCAGAAAGACATCCCCATCACGGCGCGGCCTTACCGCGTGCTGGCCGAGGAGGTGGGTCTGACCGAGCAGGAGGCGTTGGCCATCCTGCGTGAGGTCAAGGCCGAGGGAGTGCTGCGGCAGGTCAGCGCCATCTTCGACACCCGGACGCTCGGCTATCAGAGCAGCCTGGTGGCCGCCGTCTACCCGGCCGATCAGCTGGACGCCGGTGCCGAGCTCGTCAACCAGCACCCGGGCGTGAGTCACAACTACCGCCGCAACCACGACTTCAACCTGTGGTACACCATCGCGGTACCGCCGGAGAGCGACCTGGAGCAGCACGTTCAGCGGCTGCACGAGCTGTCGGGCGCGCAGCTCACCCGCCTGATGCCGACCCTCCACCTGTTCAAGATCGGGGTGGAGTTCGACATGACCGGCAAGGAAGCCTGGAACGCCAAGGCCGCCCCGCAGTACACCAGCGCCCAGCGCAACATCGGCTACGCGGTCTCGGAGCTGGACCGGCGCTTCGTGCTGGAGTTCCAGAAGGACCTGCCGATCACCGAGGAGCCCTACGCGGACGCCTGCGCCGCGCTGGGGCTGAGCATTGAGGAGGTGGCCGCCCACGCCGAGAAGATGAAGGCAGCCGGTGCCCTGCGGCGCGTCTCGGCGGTGTTCCGCCACCAGTCGGCGGGCTTCACCTTCAATGCCATGGGCGTATGGGCCGTGCCGCAGGATCAGGTGCAGGAGGTGGGGCAGGCGATGGCCGGCTTCAAGGCCGTGAGTCACTGCTACCTGCGCCCCACCTACCCCGAGTGGCCCTACACCATCTTCACCATGGTGCACGGACGCAGCAAGGAAGAAGCGTTCGGGAAGATCGAGGCCATTGAGCGCGAGGTGGCGCAGGGCGTGCCGTACGCCATCCTGTACAGCACCAAGGAGTACAAGAAGATTCGGCTGGAGTTCTACAAGCCGGAGTTCTACGAGTGGGAGGCGCGCGAGCTGGGCGTTCACGCCTGA
- a CDS encoding GNAT family N-acetyltransferase: MPVQLRPYHSVTDAQEFMALYSRLRAQETTLERFLDQERQWPAQLVLERHVAHLDGQLLGLADLRSFEYIPPGWLLLTLGLAPQGGGKRLGDQLLRWAETQALQRGAAGIVTNVLDHDPASRGWAERRGYRLHAHRFASELDLRRPQPTPHWPDGLHPRDMTGASDEEWRQLETLYGDLLAHTPDLQGQPRWTPQQLHAALGGSSRMRPDWVVRAMRGPEVVGLAVGFPITTGIYNEFTGVVPDLRGQGVARMLKLNLSGGHRPRASR; encoded by the coding sequence ATGCCTGTTCAGCTGCGCCCCTATCACTCGGTCACCGACGCGCAGGAGTTCATGGCGCTGTACAGCCGCCTGCGCGCCCAGGAGACCACCCTGGAGCGCTTTCTGGATCAGGAACGCCAGTGGCCCGCGCAACTGGTGCTGGAACGGCACGTCGCCCACCTGGACGGACAGCTGCTGGGACTGGCCGACCTGCGGAGCTTTGAGTACATCCCGCCCGGCTGGCTGCTGCTGACGCTGGGGCTGGCCCCGCAGGGAGGGGGGAAACGGCTGGGTGATCAGCTGCTCCGGTGGGCCGAGACGCAGGCCCTGCAGCGGGGTGCCGCCGGCATCGTCACCAACGTGCTTGACCATGATCCGGCCAGCCGCGGGTGGGCCGAGCGACGCGGCTACCGGCTGCACGCCCACCGGTTTGCCAGCGAACTGGATCTGCGCCGGCCACAGCCGACGCCCCACTGGCCCGACGGCCTGCACCCGCGCGACATGACCGGGGCCAGTGACGAGGAATGGCGGCAGCTGGAAACGCTCTACGGCGACCTGCTGGCCCACACCCCCGACCTGCAGGGCCAGCCGCGCTGGACGCCCCAGCAGCTTCACGCCGCTCTGGGCGGCAGCTCCCGGATGCGCCCCGACTGGGTCGTGCGGGCCATGCGTGGCCCGGAGGTGGTGGGTCTGGCTGTGGGCTTCCCTATCACCACGGGCATCTACAACGAATTCACAGGCGTGGTGCCGGACCTGCGGGGCCAGGGTGTGGCGCGCATGCTGAAACTGAACCTGTCCGGCGGGCACAGGCCGAGGGCATCCCGCTGA
- a CDS encoding deoxynucleoside kinase — protein MYVVVEGPIGVGKTSLSRRLAARYGAELNLEVVEENPFLAHFYAQPELYAFQVQVFFLLSRYKQLERIAQGGLWSGGSVVSDYLFAKDFIFAAMNLRDHEFELYQDLYGHLSPRLPTPDLVVYLRAEPDELLRRIERRARPYEQGEHGIQAAYLAELTRRYDDFFRTYPGRVLTVAADTLDFVGDPDHEQQLMQRVHDALHAPSAAD, from the coding sequence ATGTATGTCGTCGTGGAAGGCCCCATCGGGGTCGGGAAAACCAGCCTGTCCAGGCGGCTGGCGGCGCGGTACGGTGCCGAACTGAACCTGGAGGTGGTCGAGGAGAATCCGTTCCTGGCCCACTTCTACGCGCAGCCGGAGCTCTACGCCTTTCAGGTGCAGGTGTTCTTTCTGCTGTCGCGCTACAAGCAGCTGGAGCGCATCGCGCAGGGTGGGCTGTGGAGCGGCGGCTCTGTGGTCAGCGACTACCTGTTCGCCAAGGACTTCATTTTCGCCGCCATGAACCTGCGCGACCACGAGTTCGAGCTGTATCAGGACCTGTATGGCCACCTGAGCCCCCGGCTGCCCACCCCGGATCTGGTGGTGTACCTGCGCGCCGAACCCGACGAACTGCTGCGCCGCATCGAGCGGCGGGCGCGGCCGTATGAGCAGGGCGAGCACGGCATCCAGGCGGCCTACCTGGCGGAGCTGACCCGCCGCTACGACGACTTTTTCCGCACCTACCCGGGCCGGGTGCTGACGGTGGCCGCCGACACGCTGGACTTCGTGGGCGATCCGGACCATGAACAGCAGCTGATGCAGCGGGTCCACGACGCGCTGCACGCCCCCAGCGCCGCCGACTGA